tagggagacccaagctggctagttaagcttggtaccgagctcggatccagtacccttcaccatgctAATCGCTTCCAAACCGCAGGACGAAAGCAACAAACCCGGatgcgaaaaggaggaaaaccaCTACGTGCCCAACGAAAGCAGTGACGCCTTTTACTACTACAagcatattttgaaattgcagaagaagaaccGACTAAGGGTGACGAAAAACAGAATGCCCAGCATGCTGTACTACTGCCTGAACAATTGCAGCGACATGACGTGTGCGGAAATTTCAGGCCTTGATGGATCCTTTGTCGCCACGGCGCATTCGAATAACATAATCAAGTTGTGGAACATCAAACAGTCCCAAGCGaacaaaataagaaaaaaaaaaaaagaaatggaaaagattAATAAAGGGGACATAAACGATACGATGAAAAGGAGACATTATCatttagaagaaaataatgcCACGTCCATAGACTTAGAttatgatgaagaaaatgatggaATTTGCAAATTGTATGGAAATATTCATAACGTTACGAGCCTACGTTTTGGTGAAtcgaataaaatattactatCGGGAAATGTTAATGGGGATGTATATCTCTACAGCACTgtaagtaataaa
The genomic region above belongs to Plasmodium vivax scf_7182 genomic scaffold, whole genome shotgun sequence and contains:
- a CDS encoding uncharacterized protein (encoded by transcript PVX_246295A), with protein sequence MLIASKPQDESNKPGCEKEENHYVPNESSDAFYYYKHILKLQKKNRLRVTKNRMPSMLYYCLNNCSDMTCAEISGLDGSFVATAHSNNIIKLWNIKQSQANKIRKKKKEMEKINKGDINDTMKRRHYHLEENNATSIDLDYDEENDGICKLYGNIHNVTSLRFGESNKILLSGNVNGDVYLYSTVSNKNYVKYVGGHTPIWSLDTAFLGYFFCSSEDDGNLRIYSTNRTYPFITYTYNCPGNVSKYHYNSTLVACGYYGKRITAWGKGQDNSADIQHSGGRSSLEGPRFEGKPIPNPL